In Natranaerobius trueperi, the following are encoded in one genomic region:
- a CDS encoding YgaP family membrane protein gives MNNSIYIEKNVGHIDRIIRSILGLLLIIAPVIIDIPVWVAVILAGIGGANIIEGIIGF, from the coding sequence TTGAATAACTCTATCTATATAGAAAAAAATGTAGGGCACATTGATCGAATTATCCGTTCTATTCTCGGACTATTACTAATCATTGCTCCAGTTATAATAGATATACCTGTATGGGTGGCTGTTATTTTAGCTGGTATTGGTGGAGCAAACATAATTGAAGGAATTATTGGTTTTTGA
- a CDS encoding YdcF family protein, producing the protein MINIQYNKDKMIKITFLFLVMFILSFVIIQSLIFLTLEDHSNIETDYLIIHGAAVWDDNPSPTLENRLIKGIEYLNKHPEAKVIVTGGLGEEEEYTEAKVMKDYLTSNEIAKNRIIKEENSRNTFENLLYTKDILKEKEENLENITLMLTTSEFHMLRAQMLANRQGFKTLQNPAKTPREVFLQYTIREYFALIKSFILDK; encoded by the coding sequence ATGATAAACATACAATATAATAAAGATAAAATGATAAAAATAACTTTTTTATTCCTAGTTATGTTTATACTATCATTTGTAATTATACAAAGTTTGATATTTCTAACCCTCGAAGATCATTCAAATATTGAAACAGATTATTTAATAATACACGGAGCAGCAGTTTGGGATGATAACCCCTCACCAACCTTAGAAAATCGCCTTATTAAGGGGATTGAATACTTAAATAAACACCCAGAAGCAAAAGTAATAGTGACTGGAGGATTAGGAGAAGAGGAAGAATATACTGAAGCTAAAGTTATGAAAGATTATTTAACTTCTAATGAAATAGCTAAAAATAGAATTATAAAAGAAGAAAACTCTAGAAATACTTTTGAAAACCTATTGTATACAAAAGACATTTTAAAAGAAAAGGAAGAGAATCTAGAAAATATTACATTAATGTTAACGACAAGTGAATTTCATATGCTAAGAGCCCAAATGTTAGCTAATAGACAGGGATTTAAAACCCTTCAAAACCCAGCAAAAACACCTCGTGAAGTATTTTTACAATATACCATAAGAGAATACTTTGCATTAATTAAAAGCTTTATTCTCGATAAATAA
- a CDS encoding tyrosine-type recombinase/integrase codes for MTIYLEQDKDKIIVKFNYSSKLVQLIRTIPGRKYEPDRKYWTVPLSARNNLLELFKNEKIIIDFPFSVTKTFQKTSEKIDTLFIDNKKAMESDLITNIITELKLKGYQNTTRKSYLGHIYRYLTYISQLIPYELVEKDPLIIKSNSKGLINELTHENLKTYIITLLDDDCSHSYVNQAISAINFFYKETINQDKKLQLDIKRPKKENKLPKVLSTQEIVKLFQAVDNLKYKTIFMLTYSGGLRVGEVVKLKLSDIDKDRKLICIRTGKGLKDRYTLLSATALNTLEKYMKIQHTSQWLFPGQSKNSHLTVRSVQKEFSKTRKKAGITKEVSIHSLRHSFATHLLEAGTDIRYIQELLGHKSTKTTQVYTHVTKKELTKINSPLDNLFD; via the coding sequence ATGACCATTTATTTAGAACAAGATAAAGATAAGATTATTGTTAAGTTTAATTATTCTTCTAAATTAGTACAACTAATACGTACTATACCAGGTAGAAAATATGAACCTGATAGAAAGTACTGGACTGTTCCATTATCTGCTCGAAATAACCTCCTAGAATTATTTAAAAATGAAAAAATTATAATCGATTTCCCTTTTTCCGTAACCAAAACATTCCAAAAAACGTCAGAAAAAATAGACACCTTATTTATTGATAATAAAAAAGCTATGGAATCAGATCTAATTACTAATATAATAACTGAATTAAAGCTTAAAGGTTATCAAAACACTACTAGAAAATCATATTTAGGACATATATACCGTTACTTGACCTACATTTCTCAACTTATTCCCTATGAATTAGTAGAAAAAGACCCTTTAATAATAAAAAGTAACTCAAAAGGTTTAATCAATGAATTAACACATGAAAACCTAAAAACATATATTATAACCTTACTTGATGATGATTGTTCCCACTCATATGTTAACCAAGCAATTAGCGCTATAAATTTTTTTTATAAGGAAACAATTAACCAAGATAAAAAACTACAATTAGATATTAAACGTCCTAAAAAAGAAAATAAACTACCAAAAGTTTTAAGTACACAAGAAATTGTTAAATTATTTCAAGCAGTAGATAACCTAAAATATAAAACAATATTCATGTTAACTTACTCAGGAGGTTTACGGGTAGGAGAAGTAGTTAAACTAAAACTTTCTGATATTGATAAAGACAGAAAACTAATTTGTATTCGAACAGGTAAGGGATTAAAAGATAGATACACACTATTATCAGCTACTGCACTAAATACATTAGAAAAATATATGAAAATACAACATACATCCCAGTGGTTATTTCCAGGACAAAGTAAAAATTCACATTTAACCGTGAGATCAGTTCAAAAAGAGTTTTCAAAAACCAGAAAAAAAGCAGGTATAACTAAGGAAGTATCGATTCATTCACTTAGACATTCTTTCGCAACTCATTTATTAGAAGCGGGTACTGATATAAGATATATACAAGAATTACTAGGTCATAAAAGTACTAAAACAACACAAGTATATACTCATGTAACTAAAAAAGAGTTAACAAAAATAAATAGTCCACTAGATAACCTTTTTGACTAA
- a CDS encoding CoA-binding protein yields the protein MSALEERLLKESKKIAIVGLSKKEEKISNIIANYLDSQGYDIIPVNPNYSEVLNKKCYPSLSDIPRDYEIDLVNIFRPSEEVQPIVKEAITLNIVGIWLQQGIKDEDSWELAAEHNIPMVMDKCIMTYHKALRGF from the coding sequence ATGAGTGCGTTAGAAGAAAGATTATTAAAAGAGTCTAAAAAAATTGCCATAGTAGGTCTATCAAAAAAAGAAGAGAAAATAAGTAATATCATAGCTAACTATCTTGATTCACAAGGCTATGATATAATTCCAGTTAATCCAAATTACAGTGAAGTTTTAAATAAAAAATGCTACCCTTCTTTATCTGATATACCGAGAGATTATGAAATTGATCTTGTAAATATATTTAGGCCATCAGAAGAAGTACAACCTATTGTTAAAGAAGCGATTACTTTAAACATAGTTGGGATTTGGTTGCAACAAGGTATAAAAGATGAAGATAGTTGGGAGTTAGCAGCTGAACACAATATTCCAATGGTGATGGATAAATGTATAATGACCTATCATAAAGCGTTACGGGGTTTTTAA
- a CDS encoding class I SAM-dependent methyltransferase has product MSDDKTPVIKRRYDRIAQVYDLFDSPMELMAFQKHRKTVIDQLYGKVLEVGVGTGRNIEYYPDKFSSIEEISAIDFSENMLTKAKEKAEKLHKSVQLYEMDVQEMDFNDNEFDCVFSTCVFCSVPDPIKGLTEIKRVLKPEGRLILLEHVRSKKPLIGTLMDIINPVPVTLWGANINRKTVSNLQKVGFQLELEKNLKLDILKLIIAKNTF; this is encoded by the coding sequence ATGTCAGATGACAAAACTCCAGTTATCAAAAGACGATATGATAGAATAGCACAAGTTTATGATCTGTTTGATTCACCTATGGAATTAATGGCATTTCAAAAACATCGAAAAACCGTAATAGATCAACTATATGGTAAAGTCTTAGAAGTAGGAGTAGGAACAGGTCGAAACATAGAGTACTATCCTGATAAGTTTTCATCAATTGAAGAGATATCCGCAATAGATTTTAGTGAAAATATGCTAACAAAAGCTAAAGAAAAAGCAGAAAAACTACATAAATCAGTACAGCTTTACGAAATGGATGTACAAGAAATGGATTTTAACGACAATGAATTTGACTGTGTTTTTTCTACATGTGTTTTTTGTTCTGTTCCTGATCCTATAAAAGGGTTAACAGAAATTAAAAGAGTATTAAAACCAGAGGGAAGATTAATCTTACTAGAACATGTACGAAGTAAAAAACCACTAATAGGTACATTAATGGATATAATCAACCCTGTACCAGTAACCTTATGGGGAGCAAATATTAACCGAAAGACTGTATCTAACTTACAAAAAGTTGGATTTCAATTAGAATTAGAGAAAAACCTTAAATTAGATATTTTAAAATTAATAATTGCTAAAAACACCTTTTAG
- a CDS encoding DUF1294 domain-containing protein: MLWTGLLIINLYSFIIMGLDKYFAKQNKDRISEFHLMLTATIGGSFGIYIGMKFFRHKTKHIKFTIGVPLLLLLNIGTIYVLT, from the coding sequence TTGTTATGGACAGGCCTATTAATAATTAATCTTTACTCATTTATTATTATGGGTTTAGATAAGTATTTTGCTAAACAAAATAAAGATAGAATTTCAGAGTTTCATCTAATGCTTACTGCTACTATAGGTGGATCTTTTGGAATTTATATTGGTATGAAGTTTTTTCGACATAAAACAAAACATATTAAATTCACTATAGGTGTTCCATTATTACTACTACTAAATATAGGAACAATCTATGTTCTAACTTAA
- a CDS encoding class I SAM-dependent methyltransferase, with translation MRADKAYKEAIQYYGGNNHVGKLRGKYDNVRTFWEDPLTGYFIKPYLDKLITQRQEANKGIRIKELGCGAGEGYDFLTGISLDKSEETLIPNKVLEYYNGVDLNQELLLEANKRFEDKVNVEFFSGDFSEGLPVDQSEQSYDLYFTAYATLSHCNNEELEKLFSDIAKHGENGSILVADWIGRYSYEWQNHWTSNPEQKNFLDYKLNFYSDRAKEVSTFPLRMMSPQEVEKIVQNASEKSNKNLEIVGFLDRSMIIGRHIETGCYNNNPQPIRSMVNSLHEPGHRTYLPNLLFDYEPRPGFEWQNKKLKEVADCWNSLVRYTVQLLDIDNPEKGLPNPPKTSYDCLKRAYNVIRKTVEMSNLLYGDVRANLIEKQLGFSLRNIEINMQKGLGLGHSLIAVIRVNK, from the coding sequence ATGAGAGCAGATAAGGCATATAAAGAAGCTATACAGTATTATGGTGGAAATAACCACGTTGGTAAGCTTCGTGGAAAGTATGATAATGTTAGAACCTTTTGGGAAGATCCTTTGACAGGTTATTTTATAAAACCTTATTTAGACAAGTTAATAACACAAAGACAAGAAGCAAATAAAGGAATTAGAATAAAAGAGTTAGGATGTGGAGCGGGTGAGGGTTATGATTTTTTAACAGGTATATCTCTAGATAAATCTGAAGAGACATTGATTCCAAATAAAGTATTAGAATACTATAATGGAGTAGATTTAAATCAAGAACTATTATTAGAAGCAAATAAAAGGTTTGAAGATAAAGTAAATGTAGAGTTTTTTAGTGGTGACTTTTCTGAAGGCTTACCAGTAGATCAAAGTGAACAGTCGTATGATTTGTACTTTACTGCTTATGCTACCTTGTCACATTGTAATAATGAAGAATTAGAAAAGTTATTTTCTGATATTGCTAAACACGGCGAAAATGGAAGTATTCTAGTGGCAGACTGGATAGGGCGCTATTCATATGAGTGGCAAAACCACTGGACCTCGAACCCAGAACAAAAGAACTTTTTAGATTATAAACTGAACTTTTATTCTGACAGAGCAAAAGAAGTATCTACCTTTCCACTTAGAATGATGAGTCCACAAGAAGTAGAAAAAATAGTACAAAACGCATCAGAAAAATCAAATAAAAACCTTGAAATTGTTGGTTTTTTAGATAGATCTATGATCATCGGACGGCATATAGAAACTGGTTGTTATAATAATAACCCCCAACCTATTAGATCTATGGTAAACTCACTTCATGAACCTGGTCATAGAACGTATCTTCCGAATTTATTATTTGATTATGAACCAAGACCAGGGTTTGAGTGGCAGAACAAAAAACTTAAAGAAGTTGCAGATTGTTGGAATTCATTAGTACGCTATACTGTACAGTTGCTTGATATAGATAATCCTGAAAAGGGTCTTCCAAATCCTCCTAAAACAAGTTACGACTGTTTAAAAAGGGCATACAATGTAATAAGAAAAACAGTAGAGATGAGTAATTTACTCTATGGAGATGTTAGAGCTAACTTAATTGAAAAACAATTAGGTTTTTCTTTAAGAAATATCGAAATAAATATGCAAAAAGGACTTGGTCTAGGACATTCATTAATTGCTGTAATTCGAGTTAATAAATAG
- a CDS encoding DUF418 domain-containing protein, giving the protein MVKPTKDIDRIKVIDSIRGFSLLGVLLVNVVAFNNIIFAQTDPISFLAFPPSYPNLIDQILAFLIRIHAEGKFYPIFSLLFGVGFFIFMERAHQKKTSGTTLFKRRSLYLFLFGLINLTLVWYGDILHVYELGGFLLLPFLNKDAKTLFKWIVFLLIIFIVLTTTFSFLTELASKTNEPFSPELVEKAQIVYTEGSYISLVSFRVTNELPTIFLNLIIWIPKILAFFLIGLYLAKNKLFQNVKENYNLIKKIWKITGLIGILSTIIMTISSFELIISSSLLAVLLKLSLVNYHQYFFQYFI; this is encoded by the coding sequence TTGGTTAAACCTACTAAAGACATTGACAGGATAAAAGTTATTGATTCTATTAGAGGTTTTTCTTTACTAGGTGTGTTATTAGTAAATGTAGTTGCATTTAATAATATTATTTTTGCACAAACAGATCCGATATCATTTTTAGCATTTCCACCATCTTATCCTAATCTTATAGACCAGATACTAGCATTTCTTATAAGAATACATGCAGAAGGTAAATTTTATCCCATCTTTTCTTTATTATTTGGTGTAGGCTTTTTTATATTTATGGAAAGAGCACACCAAAAAAAGACATCAGGAACAACATTATTTAAAAGAAGGAGTTTGTATTTATTTCTATTTGGATTAATAAACCTAACATTAGTCTGGTATGGAGATATTCTACATGTTTACGAGTTAGGAGGATTTCTTTTACTACCTTTTTTAAACAAAGATGCTAAAACTTTATTTAAATGGATTGTGTTTTTATTGATTATTTTTATTGTACTTACAACAACATTTAGTTTTTTAACTGAACTAGCTTCTAAAACAAATGAACCTTTTTCTCCTGAATTAGTAGAGAAGGCTCAAATAGTCTATACAGAGGGATCTTATATTTCACTAGTTAGCTTTCGTGTTACTAATGAACTACCAACTATATTTTTAAACTTAATTATATGGATTCCTAAAATATTAGCGTTTTTTTTAATAGGTCTCTACTTAGCTAAGAATAAATTATTTCAAAATGTAAAAGAAAATTATAATTTGATTAAAAAAATATGGAAGATCACAGGTTTAATTGGTATATTATCTACGATAATTATGACAATTTCATCATTTGAGTTAATCATAAGTTCATCTTTATTAGCTGTATTATTGAAGCTATCTTTAGTGAATTATCATCAATATTTCTTTCAGTATTTTATATAG
- a CDS encoding aminopeptidase — protein sequence MYDPRINKLANVIVNYSLDIKPGEHLLIRSNPLAEPLIKAVYKEAIKKRAYVTPMINLEGLDEIFFKHASKEQLEYVSPLNEYLIDNFDAFLSIGAEYNTKNLSGVDSEKIATLRRARSHLDTKFMEKAAKGELKWCYTEFPTHASAQEANMSLEEYQDFVFEAGLLDKEDPISHWKEIDKKQKKIIDYLETKSKLQIISKDTDLTMNISGRKWINCSGKENFPDGEIFTAPIEDSVQGHIRFNFPGIYAGKEIEDIRLQFENGKVISYEASKGEDLLKALLDTDEGARYVGEVAIGTNYGITNFTRNMLFDEKIGGTVHLAVGSTYPESGGKNESGIHWDMLCDMKSEGEIYADGELIFKNGEFTINL from the coding sequence ATGTATGATCCTAGAATAAATAAACTTGCTAATGTTATTGTTAACTATTCATTAGATATTAAACCAGGTGAGCATTTATTAATTAGAAGCAATCCACTTGCAGAACCCCTTATAAAAGCTGTATACAAAGAGGCTATTAAAAAAAGGGCATATGTAACTCCTATGATAAATTTAGAAGGATTAGATGAAATCTTTTTTAAGCATGCTAGTAAAGAGCAATTAGAATATGTTAGTCCATTAAATGAATATTTAATAGACAACTTTGATGCTTTTTTAAGTATTGGTGCTGAGTACAATACGAAAAATTTATCAGGGGTAGATTCTGAAAAAATTGCAACCCTTAGAAGAGCAAGATCTCACTTAGATACAAAATTTATGGAAAAAGCAGCGAAGGGTGAGCTTAAATGGTGTTATACTGAGTTTCCTACACATGCAAGTGCTCAAGAAGCTAATATGTCTTTAGAAGAATACCAAGATTTTGTTTTTGAAGCTGGTTTATTAGATAAAGAGGATCCTATTAGTCACTGGAAAGAGATTGATAAAAAACAAAAGAAAATAATTGATTATTTAGAAACTAAATCAAAATTACAAATAATTTCAAAAGATACAGACTTAACTATGAATATTTCTGGGCGTAAATGGATTAACTGTTCAGGAAAGGAAAACTTCCCTGATGGTGAGATTTTTACAGCACCAATTGAAGATAGTGTTCAAGGACATATTAGATTTAATTTTCCTGGTATTTATGCGGGAAAGGAGATCGAAGACATTCGATTACAGTTTGAAAATGGTAAAGTTATATCATATGAAGCAAGTAAAGGCGAGGATCTCTTAAAGGCTTTATTAGATACTGATGAAGGTGCTCGTTATGTGGGAGAAGTAGCTATTGGTACCAACTACGGTATCACAAACTTCACAAGAAACATGTTATTTGATGAAAAAATAGGTGGTACTGTTCATTTAGCTGTAGGTAGTACATATCCGGAAAGTGGAGGAAAGAATGAATCTGGTATCCACTGGGATATGTTATGTGATATGAAATCTGAGGGTGAAATTTATGCAGATGGGGAACTAATTTTCAAAAATGGAGAGTTTACTATCAATTTATAG
- a CDS encoding DUF418 domain-containing protein, whose protein sequence is MLHTKGYFKRLFNYFSYVGRMALTNYLIQCIVCAFVFYGYGLGYLDNMTITTGTIFTFIFFIIQMIVSKIWLSNFHYGPFEKFWRYLTYQGNLY, encoded by the coding sequence ATACTTCATACGAAAGGTTATTTTAAAAGGCTCTTTAATTATTTTTCATATGTTGGTCGGATGGCTTTAACAAACTATCTTATACAATGCATTGTTTGTGCTTTCGTTTTTTATGGGTATGGGCTAGGATATCTAGATAATATGACAATTACTACAGGCACTATCTTTACTTTTATCTTTTTTATAATTCAGATGATAGTAAGTAAAATTTGGTTATCTAATTTTCATTATGGTCCTTTTGAAAAATTTTGGAGGTACCTAACTTATCAAGGAAATCTTTACTAA
- a CDS encoding TIGR01440 family protein, with protein sequence MKGVVTVNQITQDTIEATKELLKEANLKNGDILVVGCSTSEVIGKKIGSSSSHEVAEAIFKGLVNTINQDIYLAFQCCEHLNRALVVERSCAEKYNLEQVSVIPVPEAGGSLSGLAYKALEDPIVVESIKAHGGIDIGDTLIGMHLKPVAVPVRSSIKTIGKAHLTMARTRPKLIGGKRAVYK encoded by the coding sequence ATGAAAGGAGTTGTTACAGTGAACCAAATAACTCAAGATACAATAGAAGCAACGAAAGAGTTGCTTAAAGAAGCTAATCTAAAAAATGGTGATATTTTAGTTGTTGGTTGTAGTACAAGTGAAGTAATAGGTAAAAAAATAGGTTCATCATCTAGCCATGAAGTAGCAGAGGCAATTTTTAAGGGATTAGTTAACACAATAAATCAAGATATATATTTAGCTTTTCAATGTTGTGAACACTTAAATAGAGCACTAGTAGTAGAAAGGTCTTGTGCAGAAAAATATAATTTAGAACAAGTAAGTGTTATACCAGTACCAGAAGCTGGTGGAAGTCTTTCTGGTTTAGCATATAAAGCATTAGAAGATCCAATTGTAGTGGAAAGTATCAAAGCTCACGGTGGTATAGATATAGGCGATACTCTAATTGGTATGCATTTAAAACCAGTCGCCGTACCAGTTCGTTCTTCTATTAAAACAATTGGTAAAGCACATCTTACAATGGCACGAACACGACCAAAACTTATCGGTGGGAAAAGAGCAGTCTATAAGTGA